A part of Bubalus bubalis isolate 160015118507 breed Murrah chromosome 6, NDDB_SH_1, whole genome shotgun sequence genomic DNA contains:
- the DIO1 gene encoding type I iodothyronine deiodinase isoform X2 yields the protein MMGLPPPGLWLKRLWVLFQVALHVAIGKVLLTLFPRRVKQNILAMGEKTGMTRNPHFSHENWIPTFFSAQYFWFILKVRWQRLEDMTEQGGLAPNCPVVRLSGERCSIWDFMQGNRPLVLNFGSCTUPSFIFKFDQFKRLIEDFGSIADFLIIYIEEAHASDGWAFKNNVDIKNHQNLQDRLRAAHLLLDRSPQCPVVVDTMTNQSSSCYAALPERLYVLQEGRVLYKGLTSWGQRNS from the exons ATGATGGGGCTGCCCCCGCCAGGGCTATGGCTGAAGAGGCTCTGGGTCCTCTTTCAGGTGGCCCTGCATGTGGCCATAGGCAAAGTGCTCCTGACGCTGTTTCCCAGGAGGGTCAAGCAGAACATCCTGGCCATGGGCGAGAAGACTGGCATGACCAGGAACCCACACTTCTCCCATGAAAACTGGATCCCTACCTTCTTCAGTGCCCAGTATTTCTGGTTTATCCTGAAGGTCCGTTGGCAGCGACTGGAGGATATGACTGAACAAGGGGGTCTGGCCCCAAACTGCCCTGTAGTCCGCCTGTCAGGAGAGAGGTGCAGCATCTGGGACTTCATGCAAG GCAACAGACCCTTGGTGCTGAATTTTGGAAGTTGCACCTgaccttcatttattttcaaatttgacCAATTCAAGAGACTTATTGAAGATTTTGGTTCCATAGCAGATTTTCTCATCATTTACATTGAAGAAGCACATGCATCAG ATGGCTGGGCTTTTAAGAACAACGTGGACATCAAGAATCACCAGAATCTCCAGGACCGCCTGCGGGCAGCCCACCTGCTGCTGGACAGGAGCCCCCAGTGCCCCGTGGTGGTAGACACAATGACGAACCAGAGCAGCTCGTGCTACGCAGCACTGCCAGAGCGGCTCTATgtgctccaggagggcagggtcCTGTACAAG
- the DIO1 gene encoding type I iodothyronine deiodinase isoform X1 yields MMGLPPPGLWLKRLWVLFQVALHVAIGKVLLTLFPRRVKQNILAMGEKTGMTRNPHFSHENWIPTFFSAQYFWFILKVRWQRLEDMTEQGGLAPNCPVVRLSGERCSIWDFMQGNRPLVLNFGSCTUPSFIFKFDQFKRLIEDFGSIADFLIIYIEEAHASDGWAFKNNVDIKNHQNLQDRLRAAHLLLDRSPQCPVVVDTMTNQSSSCYAALPERLYVLQEGRVLYKGKPGPWNYHPEEVRAVLEKLHS; encoded by the exons ATGATGGGGCTGCCCCCGCCAGGGCTATGGCTGAAGAGGCTCTGGGTCCTCTTTCAGGTGGCCCTGCATGTGGCCATAGGCAAAGTGCTCCTGACGCTGTTTCCCAGGAGGGTCAAGCAGAACATCCTGGCCATGGGCGAGAAGACTGGCATGACCAGGAACCCACACTTCTCCCATGAAAACTGGATCCCTACCTTCTTCAGTGCCCAGTATTTCTGGTTTATCCTGAAGGTCCGTTGGCAGCGACTGGAGGATATGACTGAACAAGGGGGTCTGGCCCCAAACTGCCCTGTAGTCCGCCTGTCAGGAGAGAGGTGCAGCATCTGGGACTTCATGCAAG GCAACAGACCCTTGGTGCTGAATTTTGGAAGTTGCACCTgaccttcatttattttcaaatttgacCAATTCAAGAGACTTATTGAAGATTTTGGTTCCATAGCAGATTTTCTCATCATTTACATTGAAGAAGCACATGCATCAG ATGGCTGGGCTTTTAAGAACAACGTGGACATCAAGAATCACCAGAATCTCCAGGACCGCCTGCGGGCAGCCCACCTGCTGCTGGACAGGAGCCCCCAGTGCCCCGTGGTGGTAGACACAATGACGAACCAGAGCAGCTCGTGCTACGCAGCACTGCCAGAGCGGCTCTATgtgctccaggagggcagggtcCTGTACAAG GGTAAACCTGGTCCTTGGAACTACCATCCAGAGGAAGTTCGTGCTGTTCTGGAAAAGCTCCACAGTTAA